Proteins found in one Homalodisca vitripennis isolate AUS2020 chromosome 4, UT_GWSS_2.1, whole genome shotgun sequence genomic segment:
- the LOC124359988 gene encoding uncharacterized protein LOC124359988, whose protein sequence is MVALKTCWSPCIWNPDVKSGSRCVAVYSIAASIILITFTAYMMSGGDSTQIYHPLFETDVRGSMQGYGWTFIIYLLMLIGASIMMVYGIDKTLRGFMLPWLILVMILIFLQFLFSIWLLYGYYIYLEIVPPALLNWLWMGYNIYCWMCVYSQYQIIYEMQSPNIELLYP, encoded by the exons ATGGTAGCTCTCAAAACATGTTGGTCTCCATGCATATGGAATCCGGATGTCAAGTCAGGCAGCCGATGTGTGGCTGTCTATTCAATT GCTGCCAGTATTATTCTAATCACATTCACAGCTTATATGATGAGTGGAGGGGATTCCACCCAGATCTACCACCCTCTCTTTGAGACTGATGTCCGTGGAT CGATGCAGGGGTATGGCTGGACCTTCATAATTTACTTGCTTATGCTCATTGGTGCCTCAATCATGATGGTGTACGGGATAGACAAAACTCTCAGAGGCTTCATGCTGCCGTGGCTCATCCTTGTCATGATCCTGATCTTCCTCCAATTTCTCTTCAGCATCTGGCTACTCTATGGATACTACATTTAT TTGGAAATTGTGCCGCCAGCACTGCTCAATTGGCTGTGGATGGGGTATAAC ATATACTGCTGGATGTGTGTATACTCTCAGTATCAGATAATCTACGAGATGCAATCACCAAACATTGAGCTCCTCTATCCGTAG